From Xyrauchen texanus isolate HMW12.3.18 chromosome 9, RBS_HiC_50CHRs, whole genome shotgun sequence, the proteins below share one genomic window:
- the LOC127648674 gene encoding interferon-induced very large GTPase 1, producing MMEPDPEDVMDTSPIIVKDSDDVMDNPPVIYHDPDDIMDTSPVTDKDPDDVMSAPPVTDQKPDDVMCAPPVTDQEPDDVMCAPPVTDQKPDDVMSAPLVTDQEPDDVMSAPPVTDQKPDDVMSAPLMTDQEPDDVMCAPPVMHQESRDVMINPPMTDSPFATDRDNFKGKHQEDPGKNDYQSQIHPCIDTLKFSKSNQGQYTENPNKASYDPVMTDSATKTEIHVQPTLVPFTLLDQRKEQSQCVKESTDHNNKINTLATSNQEHEEHKGNVIPVEEGSNPKLDGQAGITVASDFDDLSYSSTDHRVPNLTVALFGNSAAVQFGCNNILLGEKQLHPENAEFSMIIPSQRKISEHHVTVINIIDSHETDLRPFDNVISHLLNENEIHAFIFVVQLGQLTDADKMGIEWLQSIFGDRVLPFVMTLFTYDRDEECDTIIDELKKNSVLEQLVEKCRQRYHTCRKTMSNQSEMRELMDRIERLHIENNKQCYTSEMFSDVRKPQNSEFKSGPETDISTKTQPFGSSDKANRRKLSAEQLIHRLHLECENQKLTTADFLQLTIQSQSHESCTEEKLAKIYLQKLLMMDYRARCMQTQENKEQDRTQQIYLSEDVDDAFNDIFKEMPKLPDENNKLDSVHLMDVQMALFHCADSFLKQLMVTKLAQCQYALPLLVPSPFTQQIEFPLWTFRQINKSWKKTDDTGNLFSQFQPVYKAETPMVAFFRFGSVSSSKSQLMNNLINEKHNTFFHRDCPGSSRISVLMDGVVEIAWYCPSGEKSDKYTDCVAFCNLHGDAGDNEKQLDIITELASVNVVILPQLNRNDSNMTKIQNFYKGSKPLICLLTENDSAITEIRKGKYKIGLKDRNQSDVFEELRRAIKNGLSNPELSSKSPSFFKLEDMAKYSDIIRVDEDDNDDCKKGKEAAQKMMDLLKNKQLTEIKESFLPCQGKLWHQWCQKNKELHRPTLGEVHKGKNIEKIKCSKKSEMHKIREQQQTSVLSQFIQLFIQNLNSEGGNATAYFLKWLGILLDDFTTENLSALHHEYDEKWSAVLNLKKKHDKSQQLTAKQIELERLSEKLQAATFGVEHMLREIGQIYESCSCMKKNKKDLKLNFSSLPMLAARMMISGFPLELMDGDAAHVPLFWVTAVLDELIKTLGNQRVFVLSVLGIQSSGKSTMLNAMFGLQFAVSAGRCTRGAFMQLVRVSEEMKAQLKFDYILVVDTEGLRALELAGRSTRNHDNEMATFVVGLGNMTLINIFGENTSEMQDILQIVVQAVLRMKKVKLNPSCMFVHQNVSDITAGEKNMEGRRRLQEKLDEMTKLAAKEEDCDKEFFSDVIAFDIQNDVKYFAQLWEGSPPMAPPNPDYSRNIQELKNTILSNASKASCFTLSQFKTRVTDLWNALLNENFVFSFKNTLEIAAYRKLETEYSDWTWSLRSAMMSIEEKFYNRIANGTVKVQEHDLLNDMRKTKDEVEKSVKSYFEEDRDKDILCEWRGRFETRIKELHDDLVKGTKRKLDEAIEQKIAREKLDTKRTECENKLFSRSKELALSLKGKDIDEHVQQQEFDAMWSKWVTEMTEDTPKLKDFNFWEDVTQILSENHEINLVHERFSQTDFKTIYRRGDYCDYIVLKKHLERFDDTVPSEETDENSKKSKSRTFKQFLMYSAQKMMSGFKYDTGLQKQTENKDPKAEYHYSVRNLIQKTVQETEKIIKNSPVEKRGFNESYIQEITDCVKKSVQQHQLENQNYILKKEFSVDLCLHVCDIARQTFTELHQKFREANDPRIYLEKQKTQYSDVFKNYHKGATTTTILSEWICSILEPSILEAVYNITALDLADKMRSDIKALKENRPNLEKHILKSLAMKEDFAQYIEYIHNPRQHFKQFIKNEVDMYFAKQSKTIIKMFIGNLKQKERIVSNAVQVATVEVKNKQGDGDMWLRSFTKILIDELKFTGNSCVDLKDIKDLDFLEKVLSDSLKERMAKLHVSFKSITDINMEKCRKRPDEILIDHFCQCCWVQCPFCKAICTNTMEDHPGDHSVPFHHSIGMNGCFYRGTTNLCVHICTTAVASDLGFYPNSSDDIVPFKEYRKGGQIYANWSITPDLSELPYWKWFVCRFQKDLEKYYSKTFQGDGEIPDEWKRCQKKEAMECLDKYI from the exons ATGATGGAACCAGATCCAGAAGATGTCATGGACACTTCTCCAATTATAGTTAAGGATTCAGATGATGTTATGGACAATCCTCCAGTTATATATCATGATCCAGATGATATCATGGACACTTCTCCAGTGACAGATAAAGATCCAGATGATGTCATGAGTGCTCCTCCAGTGACAGATCAAAAACCAGATGATGTCATGTGTGCTCCTCCAGTGACAGATCAAGAACCAGATGATGTCATGTGTGCTCCTCCAGTGACAGATCAAAAACCAGATGATGTCATGAGTGCTCCTCTAGTGACAGATCAAGAACCAGATGATGTCATGAGTGCTCCTCCAGTGACAGATCAAAAACCAGATGATGTCATGAGTGCTCCTCTAATGACAGATCAAGAACCAGATGATGTCATGTGTGCTCCACCGGTGATGCATCAAGAATCACGTGATGTCATGATTAACCCTCCTATGACTGACAGTCCTTTTGCTACAGACAGAGATAACTTTAAAGGCAAGCATCAAGAAGACCCTGGGAAGAATGACTACCAGTCACAAATTCACCCATGCATTGACACCTTGAAGTTTAGCAAATCTAACCAAGGACAATATACAGAAAACCCAAACAAAGCCAGTTATGACCCAGTTATGACAGACTCAGCCACTAAAACAGAAATCCATGTGCAGCCAACTTTAGTTCCATTCACATTGCTGGATCAAAGAAAGGAACAATCACAATGTGTAAAAGAAAGCACAGaccacaacaacaaaataaatactcTGGCAACCTCAAATCAAGAACATGAAGAACACAAG GGTAATGTGATACCAGTAGAAGAAGGGAGCAACCCCAAACTTGATGGTCAAGCAGGCATAACTGTGGCCTCAGACTTTGATGATTTATCTTACAGCAGCACAG ATCACAGGGTTCCCAATTTAACTGTTGCATTATTTGGGAATTCTGCGGCAGTCCAGTTTGGATGTAACAACATTCTACTTGGAGAAAAACAACTCCATCCTGAGAATGCAGAATTCTCCATGATTATTCCATCACAGAGGAAGATATCAGAACATCACGTcacagtaatcaacattattgacTCACATGAGACTGATCTTCGCCCTTTTGATAATGTTATTAGTCATCTTCTGAATGAAAATGAAATCCATGCCTTCATCTTTGTTGTGCAACTGGGCCAGCTAACAGATGCCGATAAGATGGGTATTGAATGGCTACAGAGTATATTTGGTGACAGAGTTCTTCCATTTGTGATGACTCTTTTCACCTATGATAGAGATGAAGAGTGTGACACTATAATAGATGAATTGAAGAAAAATTCTGTTCTGGAGCAACTGGTTGAAAAATGTCGACAAAGATATCACACCTGCAGAAAGACGATGAGCAACCAATCAGAGATGAGAGAATTGATGGACAGGATTGAACGTCTGCATATTGAGAATAATAAGCAGTGCTACACCAGTGAGATGTTCTCCGATGTCAGAAAACCACAAAACAGTGAATTTAAAAGTG GCCCAGAAACAGACATAAGCACGAAAACACAACCTTTTGGGAGCTCTGATAAAGCAAACAGACGAAAG CTAAGTGCAGAGCAACTAATTCACAGACTTCATCTTGAATGCGAAAACCAAAAACTGACAACTGCAGATTTTCTTCAGCTAACTATACAATCACAGTCCCATGAGTCTTGTACAGAGGAGAAGTTGGCTAAGATTTATCTGCAAAAATTACTGATGATGGACTACAGAGCAAGATGCATGCAAACACAAGAGAACAAAGAACAGGATCGCACACAACAAATTTACTTATCTGAAGATGTGGATGATGCTTTTAATGATATTTTCAAAGAAATGCCTAAACTTcctgatgaaaataataaattagaTTCTGTCCACTTAATGGATGTTCAAATGGCCTTGTTCCATTGTGCTGATAGTTTCCTAAAGCAACTAATGGTGACTAAACTTGCACAGTGTCAATATGCTCTGCCTCTTCTTGTACCCAGTCCATTCACACAACAGATTGAGTTTCCTCTCTGGACCTTCCGACAAATCAATAAGAGCTGGAAGAAAACTGATGATACAGGTAATCTCTTTAGCCAATTCCAGCCAGTCTATAAGGCAGAAACTCCAATGGTGGCTTTCTTCAGGTTTGGCTCAGTGTCCTCATCCAAGTCTCAGCTGATGAACAACCTGATCAATGAGAAACACAACACGTTTTTCCACAGGGACTGCCCAGGCAGCAGCAGAATCAGTGTGCTGATGGATGGAGTGGTGGAGATTGCCTGGTACTGCCCCTCTGGAGAGAAATCAGATAAATATACTGACTGTGTTGCATTTTGTAATCTACATGGTGATGCAGGAGACAATGAGAAGCAGCTGGATATCATTACTGAATTGGCCTCTGTAAATGTAGTCATTTTACCACAGCTTAACAGGAATGACAGCAACATGACAAAGATACAAAATTTCTACAAGGGCTCGAAGCCACTCATCTGCCTTCTTACCGAGAATGATTCAGCTATCACAGAAATACGAAAAGGGAAATACAAAATTGGCTTGAAAGACAGAAATCAGTCTGATGTATTTGAAGAACTCAGAAGAGCTATAAAAAATGGACTCTCGAATCCAGAATTGTCTTCCAAATCACCATCCTTTTTCAAGCTTGAAGATATGGCTAAGTACTCAGATATCATCAGAGTAGATGAGGATGATAATGATGACTGCAAGAAAGGAAAAGAGGCAGCACAGAAGATGATGGATTTACTGAAGAATAAACAGCTGACAGAAATCAAAGAATCATTTCTGCCATGTCAGGGGAAACTGTGGCACCAGTGGTGCCAGAAGAATAAAGAACTGCATCGACCTACACTGGGAGAAGTGCATAAAGGAAAAAACATAGAAAAGATTAAATGTTCTAAGAAatctgaaatgcataaaatccGTGAACAGCAGCAAACATCTGTCCTGAGTCAGTTTATCCAACTCTTTATCCAAAACCTGAATTCAGAAGGAGGAAATGCAACTGCATATTTTCTTAAATGGCTGGGGATCCTATTGGATGACTTCACCACTGAAAATCTCTCAGCCCTCCACCATGAGTATGATGAAAAGTGGTCAGCAGTACTAAATCTTAAAAAGAAACATGATAAATCACAGCAACTGACAGCTAAACAAATAGAACTTGAGCGACTATCTGAGAAACTACAAGCTGCAACCTTTGGCGTGGAACACATGCTGAGGGAGATCGGTCAGATATATGAATCATGTTCGTGTATGAAGAAGAACAAGAAAGACCTGAAGTTAAACTTCTCTTCTCTTCCAATGCTTGCCGCAAGGATGATGATTTCTGGATTTCCACTGGAGCTGATGGATGGAGATGCTGCTCATGTTCCTCTGTTCTGGGTTACTGCTGTTCTTGATGAACTCATCAAGACCCTAGGAAACCAGAGAGTCTTTGTGCTGTCAGTTTTAGGGATCCAGAGCTCTGGGAAATCCACCATGTTGAATGCCATGTTTGGACTGCAGTTTGCAGTCAGTGCTGGCAGGTGCACTAGAGGAGCTTTCATGCAGCTGGTCAGAGTGTCAGAGGAGATGAAAGCACAGCTGAAGTTTGACTATATTCTAGTTGTTGATACTGAGGGACTCCGTGCCCTAGAACTGGCTGGAAGGTCAACAAGAAATCATGACAATGAAATGGCCACATTTGTTGTTGGTCTTGGGAATATGACATTGATCAACATCTTTGGAGAAAACACATCTGAGATGCAGGACATTCTTCAGATTGTTGTTCAGGCTGTCCTGAGGATGAAGAAGGTCAAACTGAATCCAAGCTGCATGTTTGTGCATCAGAATGTTTCAGACATCACAGCTGGAGAGAAAAacatggagggaaggagacgacTTCAAGAGAAACTGGATGAAATGACAAAACTTGCTGCTAAAGAGGAAGACTGTGATAAAGAATTTTTCAgcgatgtcattgcatttgacaTCCAGAATGATGTGAAGTATTTTGCACAGCTTTGGGAGGGCAGCCCACCCATGGCACCTCCAAACCCAGACTACAGCAGAAATATACAGGAACTGAAGAACACCATTCTCTCAAATGCTTCTAAGGCTAGCTGCTTTACACTGTCACAGTTCAAAACTCGTGTCACTGACCTGTGGAATGCACTGCTGAATGAAAACTTTGTATTCAGCTTCAAAAACACACTAGAGATTGCAGCATACAGAAAACTGGAAACTGAGTACAGCGACTGGACTTGGAGCCTCAGGAGTGCCATGATGAGTATTGAAGAAAAATTCTACAACAGAATTGCCAATGGAACCGTTAAGGTACAGGAACATGACCTGCTGAATGACATGAGGAAGACAAAAGACGAAGTAGAAAAGTCCGTAAAATCTTACTTTGAGGAGGACAGAGACAAAGACATTCTTTGTGAATGGCGAGGAAGATTTGAAACCAGAATTAAAGAGCTTCACGATGACCTTGTGAAGGGAACAAAAAGAAAGTTGGATGAAGCTATTGAACAAAAAATAGCCAGGGAGAAGCTTGATACAAAAAGGACAGAGTGTGAAAATAAGCTTTTCAGTCGGAGCAAGGAACTTGCTTTGAGCCTGAAAGGTAAAGACATAGATGAACATGTGCAGCAGCAGGAATTTGACGCAATGTGGAGTAAGTGGGTCACTGAAATGACAGAGGATACTCCAAAACTGAAAGACTTTAACTTTTGGGAGGATGTCACACAGATCTTATCTGAAAACCATGAAATTAATCTTGTACATGAACGATTCAGTCAAACAGATTTTAAAACGATATACCGTCGGGGTGATTATTGTGACTACATTGTACTAAAGAAGCATCTAGAGCGTTTTGATGACACTGTACCTTCAGAGGAAACTGACGAGAACTCCAAGAAAAGCAAGAGCAGGACATTTAAGCAGTTCCTAATGTATTCAGCTCAAAAAATGATGTCAGGCTTCAAATATGATACAGGGTTACAAAAGCAAACAGAGAACAAGGACCCAAAAGCTGAATATCATTATTCGGTAAGGAATCTAATTCAGAAAACTGTTCAAGAAACTGAGAAAATAATAAAGAACTCACCAGTGGAAAAACGGGGCTTCAATGAAAGTTACATTCAGGAAATAACAGACTGTGTTAAAAAGTCAGTACAGCAACATCAATTAGAGAACCAGAATTACATATTGAAAAAGGAGTTTAGCGTAGATCTCTGTCTCCATGTGTGTGACATTGCAAGACAGACATTTACCGAACTCCACCAAAAATTCAGGGAAGCAAATGATCCAAGAATTTATCTCGAGAAGCAGAAAACTCAATATTCAGATGTTTTCAAGAACTACCACAAAggtgcaacaacaacaaccataCTGAGTGAGTGGATCTGCAGCATACTAGAACCATCCATCCTGGAAGCAGTTTACAACATAACTGCTCTTGATTTGGCCGACAAGATGAGGTCTGACATAAAAGCGTTAAAAGAGAACAGACCAAATCTGGAGAAACACATTCTGAAATCCCTTGCAATGAAGGAGGACTTTGCGCAGTACATAGAATACATTCACAATCCCAGACAACACTTCAAACAATTCATAAAAAATGAAGTGGACATGTACTttgccaaacaaagcaaaacgattataaaaatgttcataggaaatttaaaacaaaaagagcGGATTGTGAGTAATGCAGTGCAAGTTGCGACGGTGGAGGTGAAGAATAAGCAAGGGGATGGCGACATGTGGCTGAGAAGCTTCACAAAAATCCTAATAGATGAGCTGAAATTCACTGGAAATTCATGTGTTGATCTCAAAGACATTAAAGACTTGGATTTTCTTGAGAAGGTCTTAAGTGACAGTTTAAAGGAGAGGATGGCAAAGCTACACGTCAGTTTTAAAAGCATTACCGACATAAACATGGAAAAGTGCAGGAAGAGGCCAGACGAGATTTTAATTGACCACTTCTGTCAGTGCTGTTGGGTTCAGTGTCCTTTCTGTAAAGCCATCTGCACCAACACGATGGAAGACCATCCTGGAGATCACAGTGTTCCTTTCCATCATAGTATTGGAATGAATGGGTGCTTTTACAGAGGAACAACAAACTTGTGTGTTCATATCTGCACAACAGCGGTAGCAAGTGATCTAGGTTTTTATCCAAATTCTTCAGATGATATAGTCCCCTTTAAAGAATACAGAAAAGGAGGTCAAATATATGCTAACTGGAGCATCACCCCTGACCTCTCTGAGCTGCCGTACTGGAAGTGGTTTGTGTGCAGATTCCAGAAAGATCTGGAAAAATACTACAGTAAAACATTCCAGGGAGATGGTGAAATTCCAGATGAATGGAAACGGTGCCAAAAAAAGGAAGCTATGGAGTGTTTGGATAAATACATCTAA
- the LOC127649740 gene encoding SCAN domain-containing protein 3-like, whose product MSDKLKKIPLSNDTSTRRTEILAHDLINQLTDDIKDAPCLSLAVDESTDCIDQAQLCVFVRYFSKAKGTFCEDLLGLTPLCHTRGEDIYEAIMQMLNERGIDVKNVVSITTDGAPAMIGKEKGAVQRLKEEHSDLLTYHCIIHQSVLCASLGKEYSDVMETIMKLVNYLRASSALQHRLLRAFLTEVNAAYDDLLLHNNVRWLSKGRVLERFWAIRKDLEMFLSQQKNVKARHYLDFLRDDDSMELVAFLLVITSHLNELNLMLQGQGNTVCDLMAAVRSFERRLEIFKGDITGPHIHFPTLLQQTNGNHHRHHLSFLEKLAENFRMHFEGFNVGRQVLLCIPSPFLVKNVEEFSKETKSIFPWASMASLQTELIDLQENVTLQEVYCDTVTFWTKMVTAENFPNLQKVAICVLTMFGSTYRCESAFSAMNAVKNSYRSSLTNEHLGQCLRLATTPFVPRFRQLMGDRQCHFSH is encoded by the exons ATGTCAGATAAATTAAAGAAAAtcccactgtccaatgacacttCAACCAGGAGGACAGAGATACTTGCCCATGACTTAATTAATCAGTTAACTGATGATATCAAAGATGCACCCTGCCTTTCACTTGCGGTGGATGAGTCAACAGACTGCATAGACCAAGCCCAGCTATGTGTGTTTGTCAGATACTTCAGCAAGGCAAAGGGGACATTCTGTGAAGACTTACTGGGCCTTACTCCACTCTGTCACACTAGAGGAGAGGACATCTATGAAGCTATCATGCAGATGCTTAATGAACGGGGAATTGATGTCAAGAATGTTGTGTCCATCACTACTGATGGTGCTCCAGCCATGATAGGGAAGGAGAAGGGAGCTGTTCAACGTCTGAAAGAGGAGCACTCCGACCTGCTGACATACCACTGTATTATACACCAGTCCGTGCTGTGTGCTAGCCTTGGAAAAGAATATTCAGACGTCATGGAAACTATTATGAAGCTTGTGAACTACCTGAGAGCATCCTCTGCCCTTCAGCACCGTCTTCTGCGGGCATTCCTGACTGAG gTAAATGCTGCTTATGACGACTTACTCCTCCATAACAATGTTAGGTGGCTGAGTAAGGGAAGAGTCTTGGAAAGGTTTTGGGCCATCAGGAAagatttggagatgtttttgtccCAGCAGAAGAATGTCAAAGCCAGGCATTACTTGGATTTTTTGAGGGATGATGACAGCATGGAGCTTGTGGCCTTTTTATTGGTCATAACATCTCATCTAAATGAACTGAATCTGATGCTCCAGGGCCAAGGCAACACAGTGTGTGATCTGATGGCAGCCGTACGCTCCTTTGAAAGGCGGCTGGAGATCTTTAAGGGTGACATCACAGGGCCACATATCCACTTTCCAACTCTTCTCCAGCAGACTAATGGCAATCACCATCGTCACCATCTTTCCTTTTTGGAGAAGCTAGCTGAAAATTTCAGGATGCACTTTGAGGGGTTCAATGTAGGCAGACAAGTGCTGCTCTGCATTCCATCTCCATTCCTGGTCAAGAATGTTGAGGAGTTTTCAAAAGAAACCAAGAGCATCTTCCCATGGGCAAGCATGGCATCTCTGCAGACTGAACTCATTGACTTACAGGAAAATGTGACTTTGCAGGAAGTGTACTGTGACACTGTTACATTTTGGACTAAAATGGTCACAGCTGAAAATTTCCCCAATCTGCAGAAAGTAGCCATCTGTGTTCTTACCATGTTTGGGTCGACCTATCGGTGTGAGTCTGCATTCTCAGCAATGAATGCTGTAAAGAACTCATACCGCAGCAGCTTGACTAATGAACATTTAGGCCAGTGTCTCCGTCTGGCAACCACACCTTTTGTGCCACGGTTTCGACAGCTGATGGGAGACAGACAGTGCCATTTCTCACATTAG